One Malassezia restricta chromosome VI, complete sequence genomic region harbors:
- a CDS encoding trafficking protein particle complex subunit 2, with translation MRGAQVLTPPASHTDLGHHVKCVVIISKNNAPLYLRAIEPTDAVAKWHFLAHSALDVVEEHVRLHTNPYLGHLLSIEDWAIYGYQSPSQIKIMLMLEQLNEPFPDDQVQILCKAVHATYLSYLSNPFLGYEKPDASRLIPMNTDPSNAPITDAHFDRRILQILGL, from the coding sequence ATGAGGGGGGCTCAAGTGCtgacgccgcctgcttcTCACACCGACTTGGGGCACCATGTAAAGTGCGTCGTCATTATTTCGAAGAACAATGCGCCATTATACCTGCGTGCTATCGAGCCCACGGACGCTGTGGCCAAATGGCACTTTTTGGCTCATAGTGCGTTGGATGTGGTGGAAGAACACGTGAGGCTGCATACGAATCCGTACCTGGGTCATCTGCTGTCCATCGAAGATTGGGCTATCTATGGATACCAATCTCCATCCCAGATCAAGATTATGCTCATGTTGGAGCAATTGAACGAGCCATTTCCCGATGACCAAGTACAGATTCTATGCAAGGCCGTACATGCCACCTACCTCTCTTACCTGTCCAACCCATTTTTAGGCTACGAAAAGCCTGATGCATCCCGCCTCATACCCATGAATACGGACCCCAGCAACGCGCCGATCACAGATGCCCACTTTGACAGACGAATTCTCCAGATCCTAGGTTTGTAA
- a CDS encoding small subunit ribosomal protein S7e: MATVNQKIFRTAKAPAGPPSEVETTVCQALIDLESHIPELKMELRPLQVSAVKEVEVKGGKKAYVVFVPMPQLKAFQRIQQRLTRELEKKFSDHHVVFIGQRRIMGKPTSHSRATQPRPRSRTLTAVHSAILEDLVFPTEITAKRVRVSTDGSKLVRCALDSKDATSLEYKLETFSSVYRKLTGKEVAFTI, from the coding sequence ATGGCCACTGTCAACCAGAAGATCTTCCGTACGGCGAAGGCGCCCGCTGGTCCTCCATCTGAGGTCGAGACCACGGTCTGCCAGGCCCTTATTGATCTCGAGTCGCACATCCCTGAGCTCAAGATGGAGCTGCGTCCTCTCCAGGTGAGCGCTGTCAAGGAGGTCGAGGTCAAGGGCGGCAAGAAGGCCTACGTGGTCTTTGTGCCCATGCCCCAGCTCAAGGCCTTCCAGCGTATCCAGCAGAGGCTCACGCGTGAGCTCGAGAAGAAGTTCTCGGACCACCACGTCGTATTCATTGgtcagcgccgcatcatgGGCAAGCCCACCAGCCACAGCCGTGCGACGCAGCCTCGGCCCCGCAGCCGTACGCTGACGGCTGTCCACAGTGCCATCCTTGAAGACCTTGTCTTCCCTACGGAGATTACAGCTAAGCGTGTGCGCGTGTCCACGGATGGCAGCAAGCTTGTCCGCTGCGCCCTGGACTCGAAGGATGCCACCAGCCTGGAGTACAAGCTCGAAACGTTCTCGAGCGTGTACCGCAAGCTCACGGGCAAGGAAGTGGCCTTCACCATCTAA
- a CDS encoding DUF1768 domain protein — MSKRISSWFKKGSKRSTSDSESSDDVLAANVGSIAGDNELLYASPAVMESVKHSKNSANGNNRIEFYSKDLPFFWLNNASPHPVVVDGIRYPTAEHLFQAQKFIDSRPDIATKIRKASNPVEAIHIARTFAKEVRPDWIRDGVNVTTMRMVLLTKFMQYSDLRLALLETGDAEIVHASPNDAFWGSAAMSDSIGRGRNVLGRTIMQTRELMRVAAGVGANSGTQTV; from the coding sequence ATGTCAAAGCGGATCAGCTCTTGGTTTAAGAAAGGCTCAAAGCGATCCACGAGTGACAGTGAATCGTCGGACGACGTGTTGGCAGCCAATGTCGGCTCGATCGCTGGTGATAATGAATTACTGTACGCGTCGCCCGCTGTGATGGAGTCTGTGAAACACAGCAAGAATAGTGCCAATGGCAACAACAGGATTGAGTTTTATTCCAAAGACCTGCCGTTCTTCTGGCTCAACAATGCATCGCCCCATCCCGTTGTGGTCGATGGCATCCGGTATCCCACGGCTGAGCATCTTTTCCAGGCCCAAAAATTCATCGACAGTCGCCCCGACATTGCCACCAAAATTCGCAAAGCCTCGAACCCGGTAGAGGCCATTCATATTGCGCGCACATTCGCCAAGGAAGTGCGTCCCGACTGGATTAGAGATGGCGTCAATGTCACGACTATGCGCATGGTCTTGTTGACCAAGTTTATGCAATATTCTGATCTGCGTCTGGCCCTTCTCGAAACAGGTGATGCCGAAATTGTGCATGCTAGTCCAAATGACGCCTTTTGGGGTTCAGCAGCGATGTCAGACTCGATCGGACGCGGCCGAAATGTTCTCGGTCGCACGATCATGCAGACTCGCGAACTGATGCGCGTAGCAGCGGGCGTTGGAGCCAACAGTGGCACTCAAACAGTCTAA
- a CDS encoding sulfite reductase (NADPH) flavoprotein alpha-component, giving the protein MATTKSSALNAAALFTGGAFVGAALYTVARSLVQASITKTPKSQVKLVEAPPKAPGPDQDEQGLYVAPVESDAASMYDVCGVMGQPYEPRSAIPAVQPQDTHVDLGTDTTLVSDVQDLPNLNKNMLTLSLLVMEMLALEYSGTIFTYESSSTGFGAFCESQHDKRVIPMQTRAGAGQAVVGFVAGQGSSGSAVPNSSSTVTVLTNAAGFLAMGPSLATIPADNTDLVVHVSGINQGMHDDLRVANDYASALSTAAMLSDVGYEVVLSASRQEAIDVAHYAYTRQTKRAFVHIFDGAYAACERSVLSPPSSKVPEPCTYTGPSAPATALVMPHGAMSHRARALLLSLPPHLRGKVGIVSVRRLGSWDAAVLRRAVPTSVQTLRVVEEAFSSTDGALYADVLESVLSGALRGVRAQSLVLAPGQALCPEAWHALLSLAAEQAAPLSLKDVLARAAAVQVPDLMPFSNSHLVTFVGTDAGVSVPTAELLARSLFDASKYVRMLSRYDNYAAGGAVRSDVLMSERPGVDVPMDVLARDGTSHVVVVSEPASLLPGYRVLEALRQDGTLVLNAANWTPEDVQGALCAADKALLASKRAKVVVIDAQGVAQTLLSDSKARGTAADVAPAVLMSSVAAAAPHLGQWVPHTHQAQPVRTDGWSTTSDEVPERQTLSYNGVRANTALASDGGQVVRASWALAAWQLMFREAYGLEEAALRPDLPEKTYNVRVAVNKRLTPLDYDRYLFHMELDTTGTGLRYEVGEALGVHGWNDEHEVSDFVRWCGFHPDELVYVPSVTRPGSFETRTVFQTLQQNLDIFGKPPKSFFEALGKIVESQDEARWLRFISSGEGNSTFKKLSDLETVTYVDVMHMFPTARVTMDWLVKNVEPIKPRHYSIASAQAAVGDSVHLLIVTVDWKTPHGSPRFGQCTRYLSALKPGSMVTVSLKPSVMKLPPLDSQPIIMAGLGTGAAPFRAFLQARALKKSQGIEVGPMYYYFGSRHRSMEYLYGEELEAYLHDGLLTHLGLAFSRDQKKKVYIQHKIIEDGRQLVKFLVPDIDGQEVKDGDKGIFTLCGPVWPVPDIQEALVQAFSEYGWGREKAENKIAELKDDERYVLEVY; this is encoded by the coding sequence ATGGCCACTACGAAATCGTCTGCGCTGAACGCGGCCGCCCTGTTTACGGGTGGCGCCTTTGTTGGTGCGGCTCTCTACACGGTGGCTCGCTCCCTCGTGCAGGCGTCGATCACCAAGACGCCGAAGAGTCAGGTCAAGCTCGTTGAAgcgccgcccaaggcgccgGGCCCCGATCAGGACGAACAGGGCCTGTATGTAGCGCCCGTCGAGTCGGACGCAGCGTCGATGTACGACGTGTGCGGTGTGATGGGCCAGCCCTACGAGCCACGTAGCGCGATCCCAGCTGTGCAGCCACAGGACACGCACGTGGATCTTGGCACAGACACCACGCTGGTCTCGGACGTGCAAGACCTGCCGAACCTCAACAAGAACATGCTCACACTCAGTCTTCTCGTGATGGAGAtgctggcgctcgagtACAGCGGTACGATCTTCACGTACGAAAGCAGCTCTACGGGCTTTGGTGCATTTTGCGAGTCGCAGCATGATAAGCGAGTGATTCCCATGCAGACGCGCGCAGGTGCCGGTCAGGCCGTCGTGGGTTTCGTGGCCGGCCAGGGCAGTAGCGGAAGCGCTGTGCCGAacagcagctcgacggTCACGGTGCTGACGAATGCCGCCGGTTTCCTCGCGATGGGTccgtcgctcgcgacgatcCCCGCTGACAACACGGATCTCGTGGTGCATGTGTCGGGCATCAACCAAGGCATGCATGATGACTTGCGTGTGGCTAACGACTATGCCTCGGCGCTCTCCACGGCCGCCATGCTGAGCGATGTCGGCTACGAGGTGGTGCTATCCGCCTCGCGTCAGGAGGCCATCGACGTCGCCCACTATGCGTACACGCGCCAGACGAAGCGTGCATTCGTGCACATTTTCGATGGTGCGTATGCGGCGTGTGAGCGCAGTGTTCTGTCGCCACCGTCGTCTAAGGTGCCCGAACCATGCACGTACACGGGTCCATCGGCGCCTGCCACCGCACTCGTCATGCCTCATGGCGCCATgtcgcatcgtgcgcgtgcgctccTCTTGTCACTGCCGCCTCATTTGCGCGGTAAAGTAGGCATTGTGAGCGTCCGCAGGCTGGGCTCGTGGGAcgctgctgtgctgcgtcgGGCCGTCCCTACGAGTGTGCAGACTCTGCGTGTCGTCGAAGAGGCGTTCTCCTCGACGGATGGCGCTCTCTATGCAGACGTACTCGAGTCGGTGCTTAGTGGTGCtctgcgtggcgtgcgtgctcagtcgctcgtgctcgcACCTGGCCAGGCGCTGTGTCCCGaggcatggcacgcgctgctgagccTCGCTGCTGAGCAGGCAGCGCCGTTGTCGCTGAAAGATGtgctcgcgcgcgctgcagccgtGCAAGTGCCCGATCTCATGCCGTTCTCCAACTCTCACCTCGTCACTTTCGTGGGCACCGATGCTGGTGTGTCTGTGCCGAcggccgagctgctggcgcgctcgctcttCGACGCATCGAAGTATGTGCGTATGCTCTCACGCTACGATAATTATGCTGCGGGCGGTGCCGTGCGCTCAGATGTACTGATGTCAGAGCGCCCTGGTGTCGATGTCCCGATGGATGTGCTGGCACGCGACGGCACGtcgcatgtcgtcgtcgtcagcgagCCGGCCTCGCTGCTGCCTGGCTACCGCGTGCTTGaagcgctgcgccaggaTGGCACGCTTGTGCTCAATGCCGCCAATTGGACGCCCGAGGACGTGCAAGGTGCTCTGTGCGCGGCCGACAAGGCCCTCTTGGCATCGAAACGTGCCAAAGTCGTCGTGATCGACGCGCAAGGCGTCGCACAGACGCTGCTGTCAGACAGCAAGGCACGCGGTACGGCGGCGGATGTGGCGCCTGCCGTGCTTATGTCGAGTGTggcggcagctgcgccgcaccTCGGTCAGTGGGtgccgcacacgcaccaggCTCAGCCTGTGCGCACGGACGGATGGAGTacgacgagcgacgaggTGCCGGAGCGCCAGACCCTGTCGTACAACGGAGTGCGTGCCAACACGGCGCTGGCCTCGGATGGCGGCCAAGTCGTGCGTGCATCgtgggcgctggcggcatGGCAACTCATGTTCCGCGAGGCGTACGGGCTGGAAGAAGCCGCGCTGCGTCCAGACCTGCCGGAAAAGACGTACAACGTCCGCGTGGCTGTGAACAAGCGCCTCACACCGCTGGACTACGACCGCTACCTGTTCCACATGGAACTCGACACGACAGGCACGGGCCTGCGGTACGAAGTCGgtgaggcgctcggcgtgcACGGCTGGAACGACGAGCACGAAGTGTCCGACTTTGTGCGGTGGTGCGGTTTCCATCCAGACGAGCTGGTGTATGTACCGAGCGTGACGCGCCCAGGCTCGTTTGAGACCCGCACCGTGTTCCAGACTCTGCAGCAGAACCTCGACATCTTTGGCAAGCCGCCCAAGAGCTTCTTTGAGGCGCTAGGCAAAATCGTGGAGAGCCAGGATGAGGCTCGCTGGCTGCGCTTTATCAGCTCAGGCGAAGGCAACTCGACGTTCAAGAAGCTGTCGGATCTCGAGACGGTCACGTACGTCGATGTCATGCACATGTTCCCGACAGCACGGGTGACCATGGATTGGCTCGTGAAGAATGTCGAGCCGATTAAGCCACGTCACTACTCCATTGCCAGTGCGCAGGCGGCTGTGGGCGACTCTGTGCACCTACTCATCGTGACGGTCGATTGGAAGACGCCGCACGGTAGCCCGCGCTTTGGTCAGTGCACGCGCTATCTGTCGGCTCTCAAGCCAGGCTCGATGGTCACGGTCAGTCTCAAGCCCTCGGTCATGAAGCTGCCACCCCTCGACTCGCAGCCGATTATTATGGCTGGTCTGGGtacaggcgctgcgccattCCGTGCCTTCTTGCAGGCCCGCGCGCTCAAGAAGAGCCAGGGCATCGAAGTCGGTCCCATGTACTACTACTTTGGCTCGCGTCATCGCTCTATGGAGTACCTGTACGGCGAGGAGCTGGAAGCGTACCTGCATGATGGTCTGCTGACGCACCTAGGCCTTGCTTTCTCGCGTGACCAGAAGAAGAAGGTGTACATCCAGCACAAGATCATCGAAGACGGCAGGCAGCTCGTCAAGTTCCTCGTGCCGGACATTGACGGCCAAGAGGTCAAGGATGGCGACAAAGGTATCTTTACACTATGTGGTCCTGTCTGGCCCGTACCGGACATCCAAGAGGCACTTGTCCAGGCCTTTAGCGAATACGGCTGGGGCCGCGAGAAGGCCGAGAACAAGATTGCCGAGCTCAAGGACGATGAGCGCTACGTGCTCGAAGTCTACTAA
- a CDS encoding flavin reductase domain protein produces the protein MWARHARSARVWCARVRRGLCTSSPVCAAKDRVALGEAIRRVMRTSAQPVALVSAFVPSGDPNDPSLHIHATTLSSFTTVSLAPPLVAFSIREPSRMTDALRAGVASPEPHPSESPDRLVQSAFARQPHFLIHILSFTQQSMSNFFARPGAQTYPTSHQHVPDDHPFRHHPMQPSKAVEGQLIPTEAIGSLACSLVYQLDLTSPDLHGTTEFVNGCVHTNEAGSALFLAQIHDVEIGHEHMDSKPRPLVYWQQGYCST, from the coding sequence ATGTGGGCTCGTCATGCTCGAAGCGCCCGTGTGTGGTGTGCACGCGTGCGACGCGGTCTATGCACGTCATCGCCAGTCTGCGCGGCCAAAGATCGAGTGGCACTGGGTGAAGCCATTCGACGGGTGATGCGAACCAGTGCTCAGCCTGTTGCTCTGGTATCAGCCTTTGTGCCTTCAGGAGACCCCAATGACCCGTCCCTACATATCCACGCTACCACGCTCTCGTCATTTACGACCGTATCTCTCGCGCCGCCACTTGTGGCCTTTTCCATTCGTGAGCCGAGCCGCATGACCGATGCTCTGCGAGCAGGTGTAGCGTCGCCTGAGCCGCATCCTTCTGAGAGCCCTGATCGCTTAGTGCAATCCGCCTTTGCGCGCCAGCCCCATTTCCTGATACATATCCTATCCTTCACGCAGCAGTCGATGAGCAACTTTTTTGCCCGACCAGGCGCCCAGACCTATCCTACTTCACACCAGCATGTGCCAGACGACCACCCTTTCAGGCATCACCCGATGCAGCCATCCAaggccgtcgagggccAGCTGATACCGACCGAGGCCATTGGATCGCTAGCGTGTAGTCTGGTGTATCAACTGGACCTGACGTCGCCCGACTTGCACGGCACGACCGAATTTGTCAACGGATGTGTACATACGAACGAAGCTGGCAGCGCGCTCTTCCTTGCTCAAATCCACGATGTCGAGATCGGCCACGAACACATGGACTCAAAGCCGCGGCCCCTCGTGTACTGGCAGCAGGGCTACTGCTCGACGTGA
- a CDS encoding coupling of ubiquitin conjugation to ER degradation protein 1 — protein sequence MNDVVGGLFALVTLWVIVRIIGGAARQTHGSALTQPSPEAVQAVRSMFPDIPEASIRYDLSLSGSAEVTCERILQQGYLPLPPPGFPGADEARQAVSEDYQRRQTPSTSAAATASATKAASSTSSNLISRFHLESRLHEPHTTPKGKEPAAVAWSPNAQDRQQSLQERKAQMILQARKRLEERRSE from the exons ATGAACGACGTTGTGGGGGGATTGTTTGCGCTCGTGACGTTGTGGGTGATTGTGCGCATTATTGGAGGTG CAGCCAGACAAACCCATGGATCCGCCCTCACCCAGCCATCACCGGAGGCTGTCCAGGCCGTCCGGTCCATGTTTCCAGATATTCCGGAGGCATCCATCCGCTATGATCTGTCGTTAAGTGGCAGTGCAGAAGTAACTTGCGAGCGAATCCTGCAGCAGGGGTACCTTCCATTACCGCCCCCCGGCTTTCCAGGTGCTGACGAAGCTCGCCAGGCGGTATCCGAGGACTATCAACGGCGCCAGACGCCATCCACGTCAGCGGCTGCTACTGCCTCCGCCACCAAAGCTGCATCGTCTACTTCCTCGAATCTCATATCGCGATTCCACTTGGAAAGtcgcctgcacgagccacATACCACACCGAAAGGCAAGGAGCCAGCCGCTGTGGCATGGTCTCCCAACGCGCAGGATCGCCAACAGAGCTTACAGGAACGAAAAGCGCAAATGATTCTCCAGGCACGTAAGCGCTTGGAAGAACGTCGTTCAGAGTGA
- a CDS encoding peptide chain release factor subunit 3, which translates to MNPNAPSFGFNPAAAGFVPRFLQQQQQQQQQEYDAYYNQGFTGFAAPPPQSAAPPMPPAPSSGPAPLPPKAAAMASESKPAGTKKAVSVSIGGAKKPEPPAAKEEPPAPKEEPKPAKPAKEASAAPKGQAVKQQTKVEQKVAEKASVDSDKVLQDAQRATDEETLRDLFGDQEIKSHLNLVFVGHVDAGKSTMGGNLLYLTGMVDKRTLEKYERDAKDIGRDSWYLSWALDSTQQERDKGKTVEVGRAYFETSKRRYTLLDAPGHKSYVPNMIGGAAQADVAILVISARRGEFETGFERGGQTREHAVLVKTAGVQRLIVVVNKMDDPSVGWDKERFDEIVSKLSPFLRASGFNPKTDVIFIPVSAFSGANLKEKSSDCAWYEGPPLLTYLDDLELGDRKMSASLKMPVSEKYADMGTYVVGKLESGKMKKGDALMLMPNKTTVEVLAIFNEVDEEVPAAVSGDNVRVKLKGVELDEVQAGFVLTDPKDPVHVVRRFEAQLAILEHRNIICAGYSAVMHAHSLNEEVNLTALLHYYDKKTGRKSRRGPQFAKKGMKIIALIETTAPVCLERFRDYAQLGRFTLRDEGKTVAIGKVTKLLSDDDVPNVGKLSIN; encoded by the coding sequence ATGAACCCGAACGCACCCAGCTTTGGCTTTAATCCTGCGGCGGCCGGCTTTGTTCCGCGCTttttgcagcagcaacagcagcagcagcagcaagaaTACGATGCGTACTACAACCAAGGATTTACGGGTTTCGCCGCCCCGCCACCTCAGagtgctgcgccgcccatgccaccAGCGCCTAGCAGCGGTCCGGCACCGCTGCCGCCCAAGGCAGCGGCTATGGCCTCAGAGAGCAAGCCAGCTGGAACGAAAAAGGCGGTGAGTGTGTCGATCGGCGGTGCCAAAAAGCCAGAGCCCCCCGCGGCCAAGGAAGAGCCTCCAGCGCCCAAGGAAGAGCCCAAGCCGGCCAAGCCGGCCAAGGAAGCTTCGGCCGCACCCAAGGGCCAAGCTGTGAAGCAGCAGACAAAGGTTGAGCAAAAAGTGGCTGAAAAAGCGTCGGTGGATTCAGACAAGGTGCTGCAggacgcacagcgcgcgACGGATGAGGAGACACTGCGTGATCTGTTTGGTGACCAGGAGATCAAGTCGCACCTGAACCTGGTGTTCGTGGGACATGTTGATGCAGGAAAGTCGACGATGGGTGGTAACCTGTTGTACCTGACGGGCATGGTGGACAAACGCACGCTGGAGAAGTacgagcgcgatgcgaAGGACATTGGACGTGACTCGTGGTACCTGTCATGGGCGCTGGACTCGACGCAGCAGGAGCGTGACAAGGGCAAGACGGTCGAAGTGGGCCGTGCATACTTCGAGACGAGCAAGCGCCGATACACGCTGCTAGACGCGCCTGGCCACAAGTCGTACGTGCCGAATATGATTGGTGGTGCGGCCCAGGCCGATGTGGCGATTCTGGTCATttcggcgcgtcgtggtgAGTTTGAGACAGGCTTTGAGCGTGGTGGCCAGACGCGTGAGCATGCTGTGTTGGTCAAGACGGCCGGTGTGCAGCGCTTGATTGTGGTGGTGAACAAGATGGACGACCCGTCGGTGGGCTGGGACAAGGAGCGCTTTGACGAGATTGTATCGAAATTGTCGCCTTTCTTGCGTGCAAGTGGCTTCAACCCCAAGACAGATGTCATTTTCATTCCCGTGTCGGCGTTCTCGGGCGCCAATTTGAAAGAGAAGTCGAGTGATTGCGCGTGGTACGAAGGTCCACCGCTGCTGACGTACCTCGACGACCTGGAGCTCGGCGACCGCAAGATGAGTGCGTCGCTCAAGATGCCTGTGAGCGAAAAGTATGCGGATATGGGTACGTACGTTGTCGGCAAGCTGGAGAGTGGCAAGATGAAGAagggcgatgcgctgaTGCTCATGCCCAACAAGACGACGGTCGAGGTGCTGGCTATCTTTAACGAAGTAGACGAGGAGGTGCCAGCAGCTGTGTCGGGAGACAATGTGCGTGTGAAGCTCAAGGGTgtcgagctcgacgaggtgcaGGCTGGCTTTGTGTTGACGGACCCGAAGGACCCTGTGCATgtcgtgcgccgctttgaggcgcagctcgcgatCCTCGAGCACCGCAACATTATTTGTGCAGGATACAGTGCTGTCATGCACGCTCACTCGCTCAACGAGGAAGTGAATTtgacggcgctgctgcactACTACGACAAGAAAACGGGCCGCAAGAGCCGACGTGGTCCGCAATTTGCCAAGAAGGGCATGAAGATCATTGCGCTGATCGagacgacggcgcccgtgtgcctcgagcgcttccGCGACTatgcgcagctcggccgcTTTACGCTGCGTGATGAGGGCAAGACGGTGGCTATCGGTAAGGTCACCAAGCTGCtgtccgacgacgacgtgcccaACGTCGGAAAATTGTCCATCAACTAG
- a CDS encoding oligosaccharyltransferase complex subunit epsilon, with protein MGKSKAAVPRASNKAAPPSNAFTQLYKAYISETPSHFKLIDAFLLFLFVTGVLQFVYCVVLSDYPFNSFLAGFAATVGQFVLTLALRMQIGARADTKDRPRVTEGRALAEFVLASVVLHFFVVNFLG; from the coding sequence ATGGGCAAGAGCAAGGCGGCCGTGCCACGGGCCTCAAACAAAGCTGCGCCCCCCAGCAACGCATTCACGCAACTGTATAAGGCGTATATCAGTGAGACGCCATCACATTTTAAGCTCATCGATGCATTCTTGCTATTTTTATTCGTCACGGGGGTTCTGCAGTTTGTCTACTGCGTCGTGCTCTCCGACTATCCTTTCAACTCGTTCCTGGCCGGGTTTGCTGCCACGGTCGGCCAGTTCGTACTGACTCTGGCCTTGCGAATGCAGATCGGCGCCCGTGCTGATACCAAGGATCGCCCTCGCGTCACGGAGGGCCGCGCATTGGCCGAGTTCGTGCTGGCTTCGGTCGTGCTGCACTTTTTCGTCGTCAATTTCCTTGGCTAA
- a CDS encoding mitochondrial alcohol dehydrogenase isozyme III: MKEVVPDVWVGKPPSSDVLGSIQAVISCALDPCPTSLAELNVPVDDAPEAPIFLYFAQAHQFLSTHVQRKEPVLVYCESGRSCSVTIVAAYLIAERHAASVEQALAQIRHVQPQAEPNAGFLQQLELYVSESCRVRLASPRVRRYLLQHTFAMGDYITPAMLAAQDDPYSDAVPDTPASTCARLRCKMCRRELAKDADVVQHEPGKGELAFEPHKRDSVRRGQDTAPVARQKGPSLGLERMQRVLGPRRGLLHSPACSAYFVEPQLWMTESSDVVVGVVSGRLVCPNTHCHAKLGSWTWAGTQCACGAWVTPAFALQRAKVDEVK, from the exons ATGAAGGAGGTTGTGCCGGATGTGTGGGTGGGCAAGCCTCCCTCCTCCGAcgtgctcggcagcatTCAGGCGGTGATCAGTTGTGCCCTTGATCCGTGTCCGACGTCGTTGGCCGAATTGAATGTGCCTGTGGATGACGCACCTGAGGCGCCCATCTTTTTATACTTTGCGCAAGCCCACCAGTTTCTCAGTACACATGtgcagcgcaaggagcCTGTGCTAGTGTACTGTGAATCTGGGCGCTCATGCAGTGTGACG ATTGTCGCTGCTTACCTTATCGCAGAAAGGCACGCAGCCAGTGTCGAGCAGGCCTTGGCACAGATTCGACATGTGCAGCCGCAGGCCGAACCCAACGCAGGTTTCTTGCAGCAATTGGAGCTGTACGTGTCCGAGTCGTGCCGGGTGCGGCTAGCATcgccgcgtgtgcgcaGGTACCTTTTGCAACATACTTTTGCGATGGGCGACTATATCACGCCAGCCATGCTGGCTGCGCAAGATGATCCATACTCGGACGCTGTGCCAGATACACCCGCATCTACGTGTGCGCGTCTTCGATGTAAGATGTGTCGTCGAGAGTTGGCGAAGGACGCGGATgtggtgcagcacgagccTGGCAAGGGTGAGCTGGCGTTTGAGCCACACAAGCGCGATAGTGTGCGTCGAGGGCAAGACACGGCACCTGTTGCGCGGCAAAAAGGGCCGTCACTAGGCCTGGAACGAATGCAGCGCGTGCTAGGGCCACGGCGCGGACTCCTTCATTCGCCAGCGTGCTCGGCGTACTTTGTCGAGCCGCAGCTGTGGATGACCGAGTCGTCCGACGTGGTAGTCGGTGTCGTGTCAGGCCGGCTTGTTTGTCCCAATACCCACTGTCACGCCAAGCTGGGAAGCTGGACATGGGCAGGCACACAATGTGCATG CGGCGCATGGGTGACCCCTGCCTTTGCACTCCAGCGTGCCAAAGTCGATGAGGTTAAATAA
- a CDS encoding NADH dehydrogenase (ubiquinone) 1 beta subcomplex subunit 9 — MFATAAKLSSAQPAFSELHKKYVMNLYRRFLRDSLNWHIRRDAWRLDAIRIRTEFEQHRHVRNPRELANILNQAEARLESRQHPDPYKPPTYVGGTKWERNLPPRLFTDEQKTESLKDQNV; from the exons ATGTTTGCGACGGCAGCGAAGCTCTCGAGTGCGCAGCCTGCGTTCAGCGAGCTGCACAAAAAGTATGTGATGAACTTGTACAGGCGCTTCCTGCGCGACTCGCTCAACTGGCACATccggcgcgacgcgtggcgCCTGGATGCCATTCGTATCCGCACCGAATTTGAACAGCACCGCCACGTTCGGAACCCGCGTGAACTTGCGAACATTTTGAACCAGGCAGAAGCGCGTCTTGAAAGCCGGCAACACCCCGATCCATACAAGC cgccgacgTATGTGGGCGGTACCAAGTG GGAGCGCAATTTGCCT CCACGTCTGTTTACCGACGAGCAAAAGACCGAGTCGCTCAAGGACCAGAATGTCTAG
- a CDS encoding Rho GDP-dissociation inhibitor — protein MSGELPEVSDNINPTPTAGYKPGEKKSIQEYQSLDAGDESLRRWKESLGISSSATQGAMDPHAPRLVIHSLALESEQLPDGRVGIQLDRPGELEKVAKMPLQITEGIEYAVTIQFTVGREVLSGLKYIHVVKRAGIAVDRMEEMIGSYPPRAEPYTKRFAPNTAPSGFLARSGTNTVRSRVVDDDGTTYADFTWSFKFTKA, from the coding sequence ATGTCGGGCGAGTTGCCAGAGGTGTCCGACAACATCAACCCCACGCCCACGGCCGGGTACAAGCCCGGAGAGAAAAAATCCATACAAGAGTATCAGTCGCTGGATGCGGGTGATGAGAGTTTGCGCCGCTGGAAAGAGAGTTTGGGCATCAGCTCCTCGGCCACGCAGGGCGCCATGGACCCGCATGCGCCCCGCCTCGTGATTCATTCACTGGCATTGGAGAGTGAGCAGCTGCCGGATGGACGCGTGGGCATCCAGCTGGACCGCCCTGGTGAGTTGGAAAAGGTGGCCAAGATGCCGCTCCAGATCACGGAGGGCATTGAGTATGCTGTGACCATCCAATTTACGGTCGGTCGCGAGGTCTTGTCGGGTCTCAAGTACATTCATGTCGTGAAGCGTGCTGGCATAGCCGTGGATCGTATGGAAGAAATGATCGGTTCCTACCCACCCCGCGCTGAACCATACACGAAGCGGTTTGCGCCCAACACTGCGCCCAGTGGATTCTTGGCCCGTAGTGGCACGAATACGGTGCGTAGCAGGGTTGTcgatgatgatggcacCACGTATGCCGATTTTACGTGGTCGTTCAAGTTTACCAAGGCATAG